The proteins below are encoded in one region of Anguilla anguilla isolate fAngAng1 chromosome 3, fAngAng1.pri, whole genome shotgun sequence:
- the LOC118223013 gene encoding BTB/POZ domain-containing protein KCTD4-like, translating into MEWNLRRMDSELREINPDLLQPSKSFKKPSAATVTLNVGGYLYAAQRQTLARHPGSLLEEVVGGKRAVQHVDGAGNAFLDRDGPVFRHVLNFLRLGELVLPDDFREAELLRREAEFYRLGDLARAVEEWEQRRAARLEPALLELTDHSERSQGFRIYCSDAGFIDRVKGRLVQVSKSRMDGFPEEFEVSSNAVQFRHFIKSEMGARLVLKEDNTFVCTLDCLKLETVMMALRAGYRLVTSLDSCRGSVLQSEALHFVK; encoded by the coding sequence ATGGAATGGAACCTCAGAAGGATGGACAGCGAGCTGAGGGAGATCAACCCGGACCTGCTGCAGCCCAGCAAGAGCTTCAAGAAGCCGTCGGCGGCCACCGTCACGCTTAACGTGGGGGGCTACCTGTACGCCGCCCAGCGGCAGACGCTGGCCCGCCACCCGGGCTCCCTCCTGGAGGAGGTGGTCGGCGGCAAGCGGGCGGTCCAGCACGTGGACGGCGCGGGCAACGCCTTCCTGGACCGCGACGGGCCCGTCTTCCGCCACGTGCTCAACTTCCTGCGCCTGGGCGAGCTGGTGCTCCCCGACGACTTCAGGGAGGCGGAGCTGCTGCGGCGCGAGGCCGAGTTCTACCGGCTGGGCGACCTGGCGCGCGCCGTGGAGGAGTGGGAGCAGCGGCGGGCCGCCCGCCTGGAGCCGGCGCTCCTGGAGCTGACCGACCACTCGGAGCGCTCGCAGGGCTTCCGCATCTACTGCAGCGACGCCGGCTTCATCGACAGGGTCAAGGGCCGCCTGGTGCAGGTCTCCAAGAGCCGCATGGACGGCTTCCCCGAGGAGTTCGAGGTCTCGTCCAACGCCGTCCAGTTCCGCCACTTCATCAAGTCGGAGATGGGCGCGCGCCTGGTGCTGAAGGAGGACAACACCTTCGTGTGCACGCTGGACTGCCTCAAGCTGGAGACCGTCATGATGGCCCTTCGCGCCGGCTACCGCCTCGTCACCAGCCTGGACAGCTGCCGCGGCTCGGTCCTGCAGAGCGAAGCCCTGCACTTTGTcaagtga